One region of Catenuloplanes indicus genomic DNA includes:
- a CDS encoding HAD family hydrolase, giving the protein MTADAILRWQQTRAWMSMWWWLAVEKVLPPAVSRRVGPAATVRREYLTLLRAAQQAGVRTGGGHVVVVDLDDTLIHDVPAARLAVSFTLAGLGLPADAMSTSIVLEHAQRAWSAHPHRRTGALTYVSSWEALWLPATAGLLEPVAASLSGHDERVWSVALTALRADARLAPEAAASFRRIRAGLLRPLPGVREFLDTLRGAGHVVWLATNGLAAHQYRKIDAAGLRGYFDAIFVSEVVGAPKSDPGFAAALTAALDATRRRVCMVVGDSAVHDLGLAAHGGWPAVHLCTATPCPDRSGAGEVVHTSTLDLALDYCRCPDPAVALAPGERGTTR; this is encoded by the coding sequence GTGACGGCCGACGCGATCCTGCGCTGGCAGCAGACGCGTGCGTGGATGTCGATGTGGTGGTGGCTCGCGGTCGAGAAGGTGCTGCCGCCGGCGGTCTCTCGCCGGGTCGGCCCGGCCGCCACGGTCCGCCGCGAATACCTGACGCTGCTACGCGCCGCCCAGCAGGCCGGCGTGCGGACCGGTGGCGGTCATGTGGTGGTCGTCGACCTTGACGACACGCTCATTCACGACGTGCCTGCCGCCCGGCTGGCCGTCAGCTTCACCCTTGCCGGGCTCGGCCTGCCCGCCGATGCGATGTCGACCAGCATCGTGCTGGAGCACGCTCAGCGGGCGTGGAGCGCACATCCGCACCGCCGCACCGGGGCGCTGACCTACGTCAGCTCATGGGAGGCGCTGTGGCTGCCGGCCACGGCCGGTCTGCTGGAGCCGGTCGCGGCGTCCCTGAGCGGGCATGACGAGCGGGTCTGGTCGGTGGCGCTGACCGCGTTGCGCGCCGATGCGCGCCTCGCGCCGGAAGCGGCAGCAAGCTTCCGGCGGATCCGTGCCGGGCTACTGCGGCCGCTTCCCGGCGTACGGGAGTTCCTTGACACCCTGCGCGGAGCCGGTCACGTGGTGTGGCTGGCGACCAACGGCCTGGCCGCGCACCAATACCGCAAGATCGACGCCGCGGGGTTGCGCGGCTACTTCGACGCCATCTTCGTCTCCGAGGTGGTCGGCGCACCGAAATCGGATCCGGGGTTCGCGGCAGCACTGACCGCGGCACTCGACGCCACACGGCGGCGGGTGTGCATGGTCGTCGGCGACAGCGCGGTCCACGACCTCGGGCTCGCGGCACACGGCGGCTGGCCGGCGGTGCACCTGTGCACTGCCACGCCCTGCCCCGACCGGTCCGGCGCAGGCGAGGTCGTGCACACCTCAACGCTGGACCTGGCGCTGGACTACTGCCGCTGCCCGGACCCGGCGGTGGCGCTCGCGCCCGGTGAACGAGGCACGACGCGATGA
- a CDS encoding SAM-dependent methyltransferase, with product MPATSRVRDRMLYDIVPAAGAPTMAAPSIPSAQRDTRRFDGGATLASAIDGWIECAVLLAGRGLQIRQFLHIDAGRPAAPAVHNLADVVVRDPRVVYTDHDPRVAAAGARQLPAGGCGRVRFLHVDLTTAGSSALDDVRAVLDPRQPVAVIVPPRAGQRGPQGYEAVRKLVAGLPAGSLLALAAATADAMPRAERRAREAVGASPHWYSYAQVERLFDGLDLLPPGVLPVRRWTSTHHATQMPLAWAALGRRP from the coding sequence GTGCCGGCCACGAGCCGGGTGCGTGACCGGATGCTCTACGACATCGTGCCCGCGGCCGGCGCACCGACCATGGCGGCGCCCTCCATTCCAAGCGCGCAACGGGATACGCGCCGGTTCGACGGCGGCGCGACGCTGGCGTCCGCGATCGACGGGTGGATCGAGTGCGCCGTGCTCCTGGCCGGCCGCGGTCTGCAGATCCGGCAGTTCCTCCACATCGACGCGGGCCGGCCGGCCGCGCCCGCCGTGCACAACCTCGCCGACGTCGTCGTGCGCGACCCGCGGGTCGTCTACACCGACCACGATCCTCGCGTCGCCGCCGCCGGAGCCCGGCAGCTTCCCGCCGGCGGCTGCGGCCGGGTGCGGTTCCTGCACGTCGACCTGACCACGGCTGGCTCGAGTGCGCTCGACGATGTCCGTGCCGTCCTCGACCCGCGTCAGCCGGTCGCGGTGATCGTCCCCCCGCGCGCCGGGCAGCGCGGCCCGCAAGGGTATGAGGCGGTGCGGAAACTGGTCGCCGGGCTACCGGCCGGGTCGCTGCTGGCGCTGGCGGCCGCGACCGCCGATGCGATGCCCCGTGCCGAGCGGCGTGCGCGGGAGGCTGTGGGGGCGTCGCCGCACTGGTACTCGTACGCGCAGGTTGAGCGGCTGTTCGACGGCCTCGATCTGCTTCCGCCCGGTGTGCTGCCCGTACGGCGCTGGACGAGCACCCACCACGCCACGCAGATGCCGCTGGCCTGGGCCGCTCTCGGACGTCGGCCATGA
- a CDS encoding NADAR family protein, whose protein sequence is MPSTDVQRGPDEPLEIRRIYGPYGIFTSGARRPVVFAGEDYLTAAHAITAAKVTDPALAARIRMAPNPREARKLARPSTVRPDWPQTGRDVIRRVHRARMIQHPGLAATLRATGRRPLLVTDAITDGNEVGQALEEVRDELGKPADPAIARAQTLIPDPIRDWRWVLFGTDLVVAMRTCSVTMPASTAFKLLRRIAETTLPVIHHPPDLTRWRVPGAAVLLHHPGQPAPDSSTHLATLVPTAEVTYVHWPDITPVSPDGR, encoded by the coding sequence GTGCCATCCACCGACGTACAACGCGGCCCGGACGAGCCGCTGGAGATCCGCCGCATCTACGGCCCGTACGGGATCTTCACCTCCGGCGCCCGGCGCCCGGTCGTGTTCGCCGGCGAGGACTACCTCACTGCGGCACACGCCATCACGGCCGCGAAGGTCACCGATCCCGCGCTCGCCGCACGGATCCGGATGGCTCCCAATCCGCGTGAGGCGAGGAAACTCGCCCGGCCATCGACGGTGCGCCCCGACTGGCCGCAGACCGGCCGCGACGTGATCCGCCGGGTGCATCGGGCGAGGATGATCCAGCATCCCGGGCTCGCCGCGACGCTGCGCGCCACTGGCCGGCGCCCCCTGCTCGTCACCGATGCCATCACCGACGGTAACGAAGTCGGGCAGGCGCTCGAAGAAGTGCGCGACGAACTCGGCAAACCCGCAGACCCGGCCATCGCACGCGCGCAGACGCTGATCCCGGACCCGATACGCGACTGGCGGTGGGTGCTGTTCGGCACCGACCTCGTGGTCGCGATGCGCACCTGCAGCGTCACCATGCCGGCCAGCACCGCGTTCAAGCTGCTGCGCCGCATCGCCGAGACCACGCTGCCGGTCATTCACCACCCGCCGGACCTCACCCGCTGGCGAGTCCCTGGTGCCGCGGTCCTGCTGCACCACCCCGGCCAGCCGGCACCGGACAGCAGTACCCACCTGGCCACGCTCGTGCCGACGGCCGAGGTCACCTACGTGCACTGGCCGGACATCACCCCCGTCTCGCCGGACGGGCGCTGA
- a CDS encoding GNAT family N-acetyltransferase encodes MSASAAPAIRSVGAAELRSVTAVLVDALLDGDLAPWLAADRVRRSTIYPGYLGMLAEPLLEHGSANMIGNDAVALWIRVEELLPPEPRDYETRLRQMCGPQVQRFADLDSAIIRNHPTMRPHAYLAFLAVTPSAQGQGLGSALLDHVHEHLDAIGLPAYLEATGSRNRQLYLRHGFEDYGDPFPVGLGGPFLYPMWRDPRT; translated from the coding sequence ATGAGCGCCAGCGCCGCGCCGGCGATCCGCAGTGTCGGTGCCGCCGAACTCCGGTCGGTGACCGCTGTGCTGGTCGACGCGCTGCTGGACGGCGACCTGGCACCGTGGCTGGCGGCGGACCGGGTCAGACGGTCCACGATCTACCCCGGTTACCTCGGGATGCTCGCAGAGCCGCTGTTGGAGCATGGTTCCGCGAACATGATCGGCAACGATGCGGTCGCCCTTTGGATCCGGGTCGAGGAATTGCTGCCGCCGGAGCCACGTGACTACGAGACGCGGTTGCGGCAGATGTGTGGTCCGCAGGTGCAGCGGTTCGCAGACCTCGACTCGGCGATCATCCGTAACCACCCGACCATGCGCCCGCACGCCTACCTCGCCTTCCTTGCCGTCACACCGTCCGCGCAGGGGCAAGGGCTCGGCTCGGCGTTGCTGGATCACGTGCACGAGCACCTCGACGCGATCGGACTCCCGGCCTATCTCGAAGCGACTGGCTCGCGGAACCGGCAGCTGTATCTACGGCACGGCTTCGAGGACTACGGCGATCCGTTCCCAGTCGGGCTCGGCGGACCGTTCCTGTACCCGATGTGGCGGGATCCGCGCACGTAA
- a CDS encoding APC family permease, producing MTATTIPSRILLMSGVTRMRTHSKRPVSVADTLAGARLGIADLVVMVTSAAAPMTVIAAGATLQWAVTGQLGIPIAYLAVAAILTVFAVGLVDMSSHITNAGAFYAYITHGLGRHLGVGGSFIAVLAYNAMAVGMLGGAGAIASSWLADQFDVSVPWWICGLSFWALVTLFGVLRIDLNGRFLLFLLGGEILVAAGLAAVHVAHPAGGVLTFDALNPWSLFTGSGAVLMVIGVTGFVGFEQTVVYAEEAKRPERTVRQATFLSLALIGGLYAFASWAMSVAAGPDNIVAMATEHGTELTFVLAGPYIPAFVNILGHILFVTSLLAGYLAFHNTAARYHYSLGREGVLPSWLGRISARTGAPMAGSWLQSAIGFSVVMLYAAMSWDPELYLFFWGTCIGGLGVLILMTLTSAAIPAYTWIRRRSGEAASLLRGVVAPLVALVPLTWILVQTMLNIHIMLGLEPGDPLTWAAPVAFLSAAVLGVVWATVLRRARPEVYYRIGRGIRVDSHLAQPVGLAVGSAR from the coding sequence GTGACGGCCACCACCATCCCCTCTCGCATTCTCTTGATGTCTGGAGTCACACGTATGCGTACGCATAGCAAACGGCCGGTCAGTGTGGCGGACACGCTTGCCGGTGCCCGGCTAGGGATAGCCGACCTGGTGGTGATGGTGACCTCGGCCGCCGCGCCGATGACGGTCATCGCTGCCGGTGCCACGTTGCAGTGGGCGGTCACCGGTCAGCTCGGTATCCCGATCGCGTACCTGGCGGTCGCGGCGATCTTGACCGTGTTCGCGGTAGGCCTGGTCGACATGAGTAGCCACATCACCAACGCGGGCGCCTTCTATGCCTACATCACTCACGGTCTCGGCAGACACCTCGGCGTTGGTGGTTCCTTCATCGCGGTGCTGGCCTATAACGCCATGGCGGTCGGCATGCTCGGTGGTGCTGGCGCGATCGCCTCATCCTGGCTGGCCGACCAGTTCGACGTGTCTGTGCCGTGGTGGATCTGCGGGCTGAGCTTCTGGGCGCTGGTGACGCTGTTCGGCGTGTTGAGAATCGACCTGAACGGCCGTTTCCTGCTGTTCCTGCTCGGCGGGGAAATTCTTGTCGCGGCGGGTCTGGCCGCGGTCCACGTCGCGCATCCGGCGGGTGGGGTGCTGACGTTCGACGCGCTGAATCCCTGGTCATTGTTTACCGGCAGCGGTGCGGTGCTGATGGTCATCGGTGTCACCGGGTTCGTCGGTTTCGAGCAGACGGTGGTCTACGCCGAGGAGGCCAAGCGCCCGGAACGCACCGTCCGGCAGGCGACGTTTCTGTCGTTGGCGCTGATCGGCGGCCTGTACGCGTTCGCGTCTTGGGCGATGTCGGTGGCCGCAGGCCCGGACAACATCGTTGCGATGGCCACCGAGCACGGCACCGAACTCACCTTCGTCCTGGCCGGCCCGTACATCCCGGCGTTCGTCAACATCCTTGGGCACATCCTGTTCGTGACGTCGCTGCTGGCCGGCTACCTCGCCTTCCACAACACCGCGGCCCGCTACCACTACTCCCTCGGCCGTGAAGGCGTCCTGCCCAGCTGGCTCGGCCGGATCAGCGCCCGCACCGGTGCCCCGATGGCCGGCTCGTGGCTGCAGTCCGCGATCGGGTTCAGCGTCGTCATGCTGTACGCGGCCATGAGCTGGGATCCCGAGCTTTACCTGTTCTTCTGGGGCACGTGCATCGGCGGGCTTGGCGTGCTCATCCTGATGACGCTCACGTCTGCGGCGATCCCCGCCTACACCTGGATCCGGCGCCGTAGCGGTGAAGCAGCCAGCCTCCTGCGCGGCGTCGTCGCACCGCTGGTCGCGCTGGTCCCGCTGACCTGGATTCTCGTGCAGACCATGCTCAACATCCACATCATGCTCGGCCTCGAACCGGGGGATCCACTCACCTGGGCGGCGCCGGTCGCGTTCCTGAGCGCGGCCGTACTCGGTGTGGTGTGGGCGACGGTGCTGCGCCGGGCGCGGCCCGAGGTGTACTACCGGATCGGCCGCGGCATCCGCGTCGACTCCCATCTCGCCCAGCCCGTCGGCCTGGCGGTCGGGAGCGCGCGATGA
- a CDS encoding GOLPH3/VPS74 family protein, with product MLIPAVGSRGAHKQAAVDFWWLAHRDGTGASVLHRSITSIGLAAALLWDMRDQLFITADGIAVIDERVSAEPTEQGLLSRLVAEGTAHPPGTWLDVVAADGIYDQTARRLINAGQVKAVGWPRKRYPYVGADPTRAAWPAGRLMSSFRLHGQFEDDDLILVALVLACGLDEYVFYDDHAQAVAQARREVRRGDQVLQTLYVCTEAAVAKAVTVRR from the coding sequence GTGCTGATCCCTGCCGTTGGCAGTCGAGGTGCCCACAAGCAGGCCGCCGTCGACTTCTGGTGGCTCGCGCATCGGGACGGTACCGGCGCCTCAGTGCTTCACCGATCGATCACCTCGATCGGCTTGGCTGCGGCGCTGCTGTGGGACATGCGGGACCAGTTGTTCATTACCGCTGACGGGATCGCGGTCATCGACGAACGGGTGTCCGCCGAGCCGACGGAACAAGGGCTCTTAAGCCGTCTGGTGGCCGAGGGCACTGCTCACCCGCCGGGTACGTGGCTCGACGTCGTCGCTGCGGACGGGATTTATGACCAGACCGCACGGCGCCTGATCAATGCCGGCCAGGTCAAAGCGGTCGGCTGGCCCCGGAAGCGGTACCCGTACGTGGGCGCGGACCCGACCAGAGCAGCCTGGCCCGCCGGGCGACTGATGAGCAGCTTCCGCCTCCACGGGCAGTTCGAGGACGACGACCTGATCCTGGTCGCGCTTGTCCTCGCCTGTGGTCTGGACGAGTACGTGTTCTACGACGATCACGCGCAGGCCGTCGCCCAAGCCCGCCGCGAGGTACGCCGCGGCGATCAGGTCCTGCAAACCCTGTACGTGTGCACCGAGGCCGCGGTCGCGAAGGCCGTCACGGTCCGTCGGTGA
- a CDS encoding NUDIX hydrolase: MSTQPKRASEWTIHGERVVDDSRRSILSVADVELPDGVRFEQYVLRVPNAAMVVILDDDDRVLMLWRHRFIANRWVWELPGGYLDPAESAIDCAMREVEEETGWRPRSLEKLIDFQPMIGTIDQLNTIYLARGADYTGGPLDENEAEKVAWIRLADIQDLIASGSIIGAGSVSGLLATLLLQASGKL, encoded by the coding sequence ATGAGTACGCAGCCAAAGCGCGCTAGCGAGTGGACCATTCACGGCGAGCGCGTCGTGGACGACAGCCGGCGCTCCATCTTAAGCGTTGCCGACGTGGAACTCCCAGACGGCGTTCGATTTGAGCAATACGTTCTACGGGTACCGAACGCTGCAATGGTCGTCATCCTTGACGACGATGATCGCGTATTGATGCTCTGGCGCCACCGCTTCATCGCCAATCGATGGGTGTGGGAGCTTCCTGGCGGGTATCTCGATCCGGCCGAAAGTGCCATTGATTGCGCCATGCGTGAAGTCGAGGAAGAAACCGGATGGCGACCACGGAGCCTGGAGAAGCTGATCGATTTCCAGCCCATGATTGGAACCATTGATCAGCTAAATACGATTTATCTAGCTCGTGGTGCGGATTACACCGGCGGGCCACTGGATGAGAACGAGGCCGAAAAAGTCGCCTGGATCAGACTCGCAGACATACAAGACCTCATCGCATCTGGATCTATTATTGGAGCCGGATCGGTGTCCGGCCTCCTTGCGACCCTTCTATTGCAAGCATCAGGCAAACTCTAG
- a CDS encoding helix-turn-helix domain-containing protein encodes MPKRMTSAALNFGSRLKQLREEAGMSLRRLGKEVHCSHGFLWDLENGTKRPSAAVARLLDDVLKAGGELSALLGEASADVSRRTAVDKSETIGVRVGLDFVPEWQDGIENAVELWRGDLNRRGFLRAASFEAAVFLSPAMRWLMSPLDERPAGGGEMLVGMPDVETVQQITATYRRLDNRFGGGHVREGIVRFLSDEVAVRIGGKYDISTGRQLLSAAAEATQLAAWSSYDAGMHGLAQRYMIQALRLAAGAGDRALGAEILAAMSHQAAYNGAHVEAVDLARAAGRAAVEAGVAAIQAESAVLEAQGYAVGGDSASCASALSRAEVIFDKADRASDPQWIGYFDEAYLAAKFGQCFAALGRGEIAQRFAARSLDMDGGEYARGRQFNLALSAIAHAQVGEIEQSAHIGMQAADAADGLTSMRSRDYLLDIANKLSKHVGLPSVRDYMERVRPIVERL; translated from the coding sequence ATGCCGAAGCGGATGACGTCAGCCGCTCTGAACTTCGGGAGCCGACTCAAGCAGTTGCGTGAAGAGGCAGGGATGTCGCTACGGCGATTGGGCAAGGAAGTCCACTGTTCTCACGGATTTCTTTGGGATCTTGAGAACGGGACCAAGCGCCCGAGTGCGGCGGTCGCCAGACTGCTCGATGATGTTCTGAAGGCGGGCGGCGAGCTTTCTGCTCTACTGGGCGAAGCGTCGGCTGATGTCAGCCGACGGACTGCGGTAGACAAATCTGAGACCATCGGAGTTCGGGTCGGGCTAGATTTTGTGCCCGAGTGGCAAGATGGAATAGAAAACGCTGTCGAACTTTGGCGAGGCGACTTGAATAGGCGTGGCTTCCTGCGAGCGGCATCTTTTGAGGCGGCAGTTTTTCTGTCACCTGCTATGAGGTGGCTTATGTCGCCACTAGATGAGCGACCGGCTGGTGGTGGGGAAATGCTAGTAGGTATGCCGGACGTTGAGACGGTCCAGCAGATCACTGCAACGTACAGACGGCTCGACAATCGTTTCGGCGGAGGTCATGTCCGTGAGGGAATCGTTCGCTTCCTGAGTGACGAAGTCGCCGTGCGTATTGGCGGTAAATATGACATCAGTACGGGACGACAACTACTGTCTGCGGCTGCGGAAGCGACGCAACTTGCGGCATGGTCATCCTACGATGCTGGAATGCATGGCCTCGCGCAGCGATACATGATCCAGGCACTAAGGCTTGCGGCGGGAGCGGGTGACCGAGCGCTGGGCGCCGAAATTTTGGCAGCGATGAGCCATCAAGCGGCATATAACGGTGCTCACGTTGAGGCCGTCGACCTGGCCCGAGCGGCGGGTCGAGCGGCAGTTGAGGCCGGCGTCGCTGCAATTCAAGCAGAATCAGCGGTTCTTGAAGCCCAGGGCTATGCGGTTGGTGGCGACAGCGCGTCATGCGCGTCGGCACTGAGTAGGGCTGAGGTTATATTCGATAAGGCTGACCGGGCCAGCGATCCGCAATGGATTGGTTATTTCGACGAAGCGTATCTCGCGGCCAAATTCGGGCAGTGTTTCGCGGCGCTTGGTCGTGGCGAAATCGCACAACGCTTCGCCGCTCGTTCACTAGACATGGATGGTGGTGAGTACGCGCGCGGTCGGCAGTTCAATCTTGCGTTGTCGGCAATTGCTCATGCTCAAGTCGGGGAAATTGAACAGTCTGCGCATATCGGCATGCAGGCAGCGGACGCCGCAGATGGGCTCACTTCGATGCGGTCACGAGACTACCTGCTGGATATTGCCAATAAGCTCTCAAAACACGTCGGCCTTCCCTCGGTTCGGGACTACATGGAGCGGGTTCGCCCGATCGTCGAGCGGCTCTAG
- the fxlM gene encoding methyltransferase, FxLD system produces the protein MQSDSERAYELRTALVDQLVTDGLIVSPAVADAFRTVPRHLFVPADTPLEVVYAIDRSVITKTGEHGEHLSSVSATYIQAREIEQAGVTAGMRVLEVGSGGYNAALLAEVVGADGAVVTVDIDPDITSRATALLAETGYGDRVRVVQLDAAHVVPGEEMFDAIIVTVGVWDVLPAWLSQLTSEGVIVVPLRMNGVTRTIAFRRDGDRLVSTSTEVAGFVPMQGDSARPERILRLPDPQGGAVSLRFDLGVPDDPRLLDGVLATGRSEAWSQVEVAGSESFADLYLWMAGFLPGFCLLHAEEGTALSAERGWFPFGVVRGNSFAYFAFRPAAGGSGSELGARAYGPHGEEAAAAMAAQIRAWDRHARRGPAPTFAYWPAGSGGPGEAAGNVAVLEKTHGVLTISWPEVS, from the coding sequence ATGCAAAGCGATAGCGAACGAGCTTACGAACTTCGTACAGCCTTGGTGGACCAGCTGGTTACGGATGGCTTGATCGTCAGTCCCGCTGTCGCGGACGCATTCCGAACCGTACCGCGCCACCTCTTCGTACCAGCTGATACTCCTTTAGAAGTGGTGTACGCGATCGACAGGTCTGTGATCACGAAGACGGGCGAACACGGGGAGCATCTGTCGTCGGTGAGCGCCACGTACATCCAGGCCCGAGAGATCGAGCAGGCAGGCGTTACCGCAGGTATGCGGGTCCTTGAGGTCGGTTCCGGCGGCTACAACGCCGCGCTGCTGGCGGAGGTGGTCGGCGCTGACGGCGCCGTGGTGACCGTTGACATCGACCCGGACATCACGTCCCGCGCCACGGCGCTACTGGCCGAAACCGGGTATGGCGACCGGGTCCGGGTGGTGCAGCTCGACGCCGCGCATGTCGTACCAGGCGAGGAGATGTTCGACGCGATCATCGTGACGGTCGGCGTATGGGACGTTCTGCCGGCGTGGCTGTCGCAACTCACGTCGGAGGGCGTGATTGTGGTGCCGCTACGGATGAACGGGGTGACTCGCACGATCGCGTTCCGCCGTGACGGTGATCGCCTCGTAAGCACGTCCACGGAGGTGGCGGGGTTCGTACCGATGCAGGGCGACAGCGCCCGGCCCGAAAGGATCCTCCGGCTGCCTGACCCGCAGGGCGGCGCCGTGAGCCTGCGATTCGATCTCGGCGTGCCCGACGATCCGCGCTTGCTCGACGGTGTGCTGGCGACCGGGCGCAGCGAGGCGTGGTCGCAGGTCGAAGTGGCCGGCAGCGAGTCCTTCGCGGACCTCTACCTGTGGATGGCGGGTTTCCTGCCCGGGTTCTGTCTGCTTCACGCGGAGGAGGGCACGGCGCTTTCGGCGGAGCGCGGTTGGTTCCCGTTCGGGGTCGTGCGCGGTAACTCGTTCGCCTACTTCGCGTTCCGGCCGGCCGCGGGCGGCTCCGGTTCCGAACTCGGTGCGCGGGCCTACGGGCCGCACGGCGAGGAGGCCGCTGCGGCGATGGCCGCGCAGATCCGGGCGTGGGACCGGCACGCCCGCCGCGGACCGGCGCCCACGTTCGCGTACTGGCCGGCTGGATCCGGCGGTCCGGGTGAGGCTGCCGGCAACGTCGCCGTGCTGGAGAAGACGCACGGCGTGCTCACGATCTCCTGGCCGGAGGTGAGCTAG
- a CDS encoding FxLD family lanthipeptide produces MLEVLDRLSVSTGSGVADTHDLHNASPTALAEGDALTDDDFVLDMTVVESTTPLVTLMCSTSDGCGNSCSTSACTTKASEPL; encoded by the coding sequence ATGCTCGAGGTACTCGATCGTCTGAGCGTCAGCACCGGAAGCGGCGTTGCTGACACACACGACCTGCACAACGCATCACCGACCGCGCTCGCCGAGGGTGACGCGCTCACGGACGACGACTTCGTGCTCGACATGACGGTCGTGGAGTCCACCACCCCGCTGGTAACGCTGATGTGCAGCACGAGCGACGGCTGCGGCAACAGTTGCAGCACCAGCGCGTGCACGACCAAGGCGAGCGAACCGCTCTGA